A genomic window from Agreia sp. COWG includes:
- a CDS encoding AMP-binding protein: protein MSRFTADNNPQVGKIHPILERDATNALVALLAVRDAGGVPLVGDSRWNTQYWSAVSAHAREKSVGAETAWASFSSGSSGAPRVILRSALSWSASFAAVTKLLALTRDDVVFVPAPLASSLSLFAVAHARSVGASILLPGRPSSSIDYLTPATVVHATPQSLRAIIELIEDGAPHTIRVALVGGDHLDAALRQRSTDLGIRVIGYYGAAELSFVAVDDDGLGLLPFPGVQTRIEGGELWVRSDYVASGYLGELGALRSDDEGWVTVGDLVDVDPSGRLTLRGRTDGAILTSSATVMPVEVEAALRETTGITDAVVFGLPHERAGSLVCAVLLLSSGDVRPSASQLRERVAARLPLTHIPRFWFSTDAIPRTSTDKPARSQMLRDVLDKKVQRLG, encoded by the coding sequence GTGAGCAGGTTCACGGCCGACAACAACCCGCAGGTCGGAAAGATCCATCCCATTCTCGAACGGGATGCGACGAATGCGCTCGTGGCCCTGCTCGCCGTTCGAGATGCTGGGGGAGTGCCACTGGTAGGAGACAGCCGGTGGAACACGCAGTACTGGTCTGCAGTCAGCGCACACGCCCGGGAGAAGAGCGTGGGAGCAGAGACGGCGTGGGCGAGTTTCAGCTCGGGCAGCAGCGGAGCACCCCGCGTGATTCTGCGATCGGCGCTTTCGTGGTCCGCGTCGTTCGCGGCCGTGACGAAGCTGCTGGCGCTCACGCGCGACGACGTCGTGTTCGTGCCGGCACCCTTGGCTTCCTCACTGTCACTCTTCGCCGTGGCCCACGCGCGATCAGTCGGCGCAAGCATCCTTCTCCCAGGTCGGCCGTCTTCGTCGATCGACTACCTCACGCCCGCTACCGTCGTGCATGCCACTCCACAATCTCTGCGCGCGATCATCGAGCTGATCGAGGACGGCGCACCGCACACCATCCGGGTGGCGCTCGTCGGCGGCGACCACCTCGACGCCGCTTTGAGGCAACGAAGCACGGATCTCGGCATCCGGGTGATCGGCTATTACGGAGCAGCTGAACTGTCATTCGTCGCCGTCGATGACGACGGACTCGGCCTTCTTCCGTTCCCTGGAGTGCAGACGCGCATCGAGGGAGGGGAACTGTGGGTGCGATCCGACTACGTGGCGTCCGGTTACTTGGGGGAGCTGGGAGCCTTGCGATCCGATGACGAGGGCTGGGTCACCGTCGGAGATCTCGTCGACGTCGACCCTTCTGGCCGATTGACGCTTCGCGGTCGAACAGACGGGGCCATTCTCACCAGCTCAGCGACCGTCATGCCAGTCGAAGTCGAGGCCGCCTTGCGAGAGACCACCGGCATCACCGACGCGGTGGTCTTTGGCCTGCCCCATGAAAGAGCAGGTTCTCTGGTCTGCGCAGTGCTCCTGCTCTCGTCAGGCGACGTACGCCCGTCCGCTTCCCAGCTTCGAGAGCGGGTTGCCGCCCGCCTACCACTGACACACATTCCTCGATTCTGGTTCTCGACCGATGCGATACCCCGCACGAGCACCGACAAACCAGCCAGGTCGCAGATGCTGCGAGACGTCCTCGATAAGAAAGTTCAGCGACTTGGCTGA
- a CDS encoding thiolase family protein, with protein MAENLLPVIIAARRTAIAVRGGRLSQVGAEHLAGPIVRRCVADAEQATGQRAEVADVILGNCMGPGGNIGRISALAAGLHATVPGMGLDRQCGSGLSAIITAGEAIGAGDHRMRIAGGVESASTAPVRLAEGSPYARAPFAPAGFPDPEMGSAAEALAGKFDISRVAQDDYASRSHRRALIAQQRGIFDDEIVSVEGVLHDDGPRQTTTRLLSRFMPLFAEPDNGTEGTVTAGNSCRICDGAAAVAMISGSSRRDAPGLALRASVTIGCDPALPGIGPVDAVRSILRKADVSMSKIAAVEIVEAFSAQTLAVLRSLDLADDHRVDPRVCADGGALALGHPWGASGAISVVRLFSRLVRQDAPAGTLGLATAAIGGGMGVAAIFEVVR; from the coding sequence TTGGCTGAGAACCTCCTCCCCGTCATCATCGCTGCTCGCCGAACCGCCATCGCCGTTCGAGGCGGCCGCCTCTCCCAGGTGGGCGCCGAGCATCTGGCGGGTCCCATCGTGCGCCGGTGCGTCGCCGATGCTGAGCAGGCGACGGGCCAGAGGGCCGAGGTAGCCGACGTGATCCTGGGCAATTGCATGGGTCCCGGCGGAAACATCGGGCGAATCTCCGCGCTGGCTGCCGGGCTCCACGCGACCGTCCCCGGGATGGGGCTCGACCGTCAATGCGGCAGCGGCCTCTCGGCCATCATCACGGCGGGTGAGGCGATCGGCGCCGGTGACCATCGGATGCGCATCGCCGGAGGCGTCGAAAGCGCGTCGACGGCGCCTGTTCGTCTGGCCGAGGGCTCGCCATACGCGAGGGCGCCGTTCGCACCGGCCGGATTCCCCGACCCTGAGATGGGATCTGCGGCCGAGGCTCTTGCCGGTAAATTCGATATCAGCAGGGTGGCCCAGGACGACTACGCATCGCGGAGCCATCGACGCGCGCTGATCGCTCAGCAACGAGGGATTTTCGACGACGAGATAGTCTCCGTCGAGGGCGTGCTGCATGACGACGGCCCTCGCCAGACCACGACACGTCTGCTCTCTCGATTTATGCCTCTCTTTGCCGAGCCCGACAACGGCACGGAAGGTACGGTGACCGCCGGAAACTCCTGCCGAATCTGCGATGGAGCCGCGGCTGTGGCCATGATTAGCGGTTCTTCCCGACGGGATGCACCCGGGCTGGCGTTGCGTGCTTCTGTGACGATCGGGTGCGATCCCGCTCTCCCTGGCATCGGGCCTGTTGACGCCGTTCGGAGTATCCTCCGTAAGGCAGATGTCAGCATGTCGAAGATCGCCGCCGTCGAGATCGTCGAAGCTTTCTCGGCACAGACGCTCGCCGTGCTTCGATCGCTCGATCTCGCGGATGATCATCGCGTCGACCCACGCGTGTGCGCCGACGGGGGAGCCTTGGCCCTCGGGCATCCGTGGGGTGCGTCCGGCGCAATCAGTGTCGTTCGACTCTTCTCTCGACTCGTTCG
- a CDS encoding TetR family transcriptional regulator — MTMNGSPSARSQRHSRLDVIEAALAILDQYGLADLTMRRLALTLNVQPSALYWHFENKQTLLAAVADRIVRRAHTRPRDEIDWASAVRFEAGALRDALLSFRDGAEVVLSSQALGLGNGEALTRFSAAIRLGDFDDRIERAAAAAFLHFLLGHVSHEQQRVQADSLGVVAPALGAHPSDADARAHWERDSFDFGVSLLIAGLAARREIARQGRSTARQANEMRSA, encoded by the coding sequence ATGACCATGAACGGCAGCCCTTCGGCAAGATCACAGCGGCATTCCCGACTCGATGTCATCGAGGCCGCGCTGGCCATTCTCGATCAATACGGTCTTGCTGATCTCACGATGCGGCGACTGGCGTTGACACTCAACGTGCAGCCGAGCGCGCTGTATTGGCACTTCGAGAACAAGCAGACTCTGCTTGCGGCCGTGGCGGACCGAATCGTGCGCCGCGCGCACACGCGTCCTCGCGACGAGATCGATTGGGCCTCGGCCGTGCGCTTCGAAGCTGGGGCGCTGCGAGATGCTCTGCTGTCGTTCCGAGACGGTGCCGAGGTCGTTCTGAGTTCGCAGGCGCTTGGTCTCGGCAACGGTGAGGCGCTCACCAGGTTCAGCGCCGCAATCCGGCTGGGTGACTTCGACGATCGCATCGAGAGAGCCGCCGCCGCAGCCTTTCTCCATTTTCTTCTCGGCCATGTCTCTCACGAACAGCAGAGGGTTCAGGCGGACAGCCTGGGCGTAGTCGCTCCCGCGCTCGGTGCACACCCGTCGGATGCGGACGCACGAGCACATTGGGAGCGCGACTCGTTCGACTTCGGTGTGTCCCTGCTCATCGCAGGACTCGCCGCGCGTAGGGAGATCGCCCGCCAGGGTCGGTCGACCGCGCGTCAGGCCAACGAGATGAGGTCGGCGTAG
- a CDS encoding metal-sulfur cluster assembly factor — MASTLTPQRFDEIEDKLKDVMDPELGVNIVDLGLIYDLAWDDENDALLISMTLTSAGCPLTDVIEEETAQALDGTVEQFRINWVWMPPWGPEKITDDGREMMRALGFSM; from the coding sequence ATGGCCTCCACGCTGACCCCGCAACGCTTCGACGAGATCGAAGACAAGCTCAAAGACGTCATGGACCCCGAGCTTGGCGTGAATATCGTCGATCTCGGTCTCATCTACGACTTGGCGTGGGACGACGAGAACGATGCGCTCCTCATCAGCATGACGCTGACCAGTGCGGGATGCCCGCTGACGGACGTCATCGAGGAGGAAACAGCGCAGGCTCTCGACGGAACCGTCGAACAGTTCCGCATCAATTGGGTCTGGATGCCGCCGTGGGGCCCCGAGAAGATCACCGACGATGGCCGTGAGATGATGCGGGCCCTCGGCTTCTCTATGTAG
- a CDS encoding biotin transporter BioY, with translation MIRESAWGVRDTTRVAAFAALITILGLPGAIPVFGGAVPITLQTLGVMLAGTILGPSRGAASVLVFEALVLIGLPLLSGGRGGAGVFVGPSAGYLLGWILGVVVIGAMTSIGARGPRPWRTAAACVTGGIVVIYAVGIPVQALVTRLPLAETALTSTVFLAGDIVKTVLATVITLTLWRAYPRAFDRRISSKRPVAVDLTP, from the coding sequence ATGATCAGAGAATCCGCCTGGGGAGTTCGTGATACGACGCGGGTCGCCGCCTTCGCGGCCCTGATCACGATTCTCGGCCTACCTGGCGCGATCCCCGTCTTCGGGGGTGCAGTTCCTATCACCCTGCAGACGTTGGGAGTGATGCTGGCTGGAACCATTCTCGGCCCATCGCGAGGTGCCGCCTCTGTGCTCGTATTCGAGGCGCTCGTGCTGATCGGTCTACCGCTTTTGTCTGGCGGTCGTGGCGGTGCGGGTGTTTTCGTCGGACCATCGGCTGGATATCTGCTCGGCTGGATTTTAGGGGTCGTCGTCATCGGCGCGATGACGTCCATCGGCGCACGGGGGCCACGCCCCTGGCGCACCGCGGCTGCGTGTGTCACGGGCGGCATCGTTGTCATCTACGCTGTCGGAATTCCGGTACAGGCTCTCGTCACCCGTCTTCCCCTTGCCGAAACGGCTCTGACGAGTACGGTCTTCCTCGCGGGCGACATCGTCAAAACCGTGCTTGCCACCGTCATCACGCTCACGCTCTGGCGCGCGTACCCGCGAGCCTTCGACCGGAGAATCAGTTCGAAGCGTCCCGTGGCCGTGGACCTGACCCCGTGA
- a CDS encoding ABC-F family ATP-binding cassette domain-containing protein, with protein sequence MLNVQDLELRVGARVLMQDVSFRVADGDKIGLVGRNGAGKTTLTKVLAGEQPSNGGKVERNGEIGYLPQDPRSGNPEDLARTRILDARGLGQLVLGMQQATTDMGSPDPKVSEAGMTKYGNLTDRFLALGGYAAEAEAASIASNLNLPDRILDQPLSTLSGGQRRRIELARILFSDARTLILDEPTNHLDADSVVWLREFLKNYSGGFIVISHDIELVGETVNRVFYLDANRQVIDVYNMNWKNYLRQRAADEERRKKERVNVEKKASVLQLQAAKFGAKASKAAAAHQMVARAEKMLSGLEEVRAVDRVAKLRFPTPAACGRTPLMASNLSKSYGSLEIFAAVDLAIDRGSKVVILGLNGAGKTTLLRILGGADKPDTGQIEPGHGLRIGYYAQEHETIDVSRSVLQNMVSSSPNITEMEARRVLGSFLFTGDDSHKLAGVLSGGEKTRLALAMIVVSGANVLLLDEPTNNLDPASREEILDALAHYEGAVVLVSHDEGAVEALNPERVLILPDGVEDHWNKDYADLISLA encoded by the coding sequence GTGCTGAATGTTCAAGACCTCGAATTGCGGGTCGGCGCACGGGTACTCATGCAGGACGTCTCGTTCCGAGTCGCCGACGGCGACAAGATCGGACTCGTCGGCCGCAACGGAGCAGGCAAGACCACGCTCACGAAGGTCCTGGCCGGGGAGCAGCCATCCAACGGCGGCAAAGTCGAGCGCAATGGGGAGATCGGTTATCTGCCGCAGGACCCGCGTTCCGGAAATCCGGAAGACCTCGCGCGTACGCGCATCCTCGATGCCCGTGGACTCGGCCAATTGGTGCTGGGAATGCAGCAGGCGACGACCGACATGGGCAGCCCCGATCCCAAGGTGAGCGAGGCGGGCATGACGAAGTACGGAAACCTCACCGATCGGTTCCTCGCGCTCGGTGGCTATGCGGCAGAGGCCGAGGCCGCTTCGATCGCCTCCAACCTGAATCTGCCCGACCGCATCCTTGACCAGCCGCTGTCGACCCTCTCCGGTGGCCAGCGTCGTCGTATCGAGCTTGCGCGCATCCTGTTCTCTGACGCCCGGACCCTTATTCTCGACGAACCGACCAACCACCTCGACGCCGACTCCGTCGTGTGGTTGCGAGAGTTCTTGAAGAACTATTCGGGTGGATTCATCGTGATCAGTCACGATATCGAGCTCGTGGGGGAGACCGTCAACCGCGTCTTCTACCTCGATGCGAACCGCCAGGTCATCGACGTCTACAACATGAACTGGAAGAACTACCTGCGCCAGCGCGCGGCCGACGAGGAGCGTCGCAAGAAGGAGCGCGTCAACGTCGAGAAGAAGGCATCCGTGCTGCAGCTGCAGGCCGCCAAGTTCGGCGCCAAGGCATCGAAGGCAGCGGCGGCACACCAGATGGTGGCCCGTGCAGAGAAGATGCTCTCAGGCCTCGAGGAGGTGCGCGCGGTCGACCGCGTGGCCAAGCTCCGCTTCCCGACGCCCGCCGCCTGCGGCCGGACGCCGCTCATGGCCTCCAACCTCTCGAAGAGCTACGGCTCACTCGAGATCTTCGCGGCTGTCGACCTCGCGATCGACCGCGGGTCGAAAGTCGTGATCCTCGGTTTGAACGGCGCTGGCAAGACGACGCTGTTGCGCATCCTCGGCGGCGCCGACAAGCCAGACACCGGTCAGATCGAGCCGGGCCACGGCCTGCGCATCGGTTACTACGCTCAAGAGCACGAGACCATCGATGTCTCCCGCAGCGTGCTGCAGAACATGGTCTCGTCGTCTCCGAACATCACCGAGATGGAGGCCCGTCGGGTCCTCGGCTCGTTCCTATTCACCGGCGATGACTCGCACAAGCTGGCCGGGGTGCTATCGGGTGGAGAGAAGACGAGGCTCGCCCTCGCCATGATCGTCGTCTCTGGCGCTAACGTCTTGCTCCTCGACGAACCCACGAACAACCTCGACCCGGCGAGCCGCGAAGAGATCCTCGACGCCTTGGCGCACTACGAGGGCGCCGTTGTGCTTGTCAGCCACGACGAGGGTGCCGTCGAGGCGCTCAACCCGGAACGCGTGCTCATCTTGCCCGATGGGGTCGAGGATCACTGGAACAAGGACTACGCCGACCTCATCTCGTTGGCCTGA